The DNA segment TCGCGACTTGTTACGATTCCTAGTAATTTTCCGTGCGCTGTGCCATCTTCTGTAACTGCAACTGTAGAATGACCAGTTTTTTCTTTTAAGTCAAGGATATCTTGAAGAGTTTTGTCTGGGCTGATGTTGGAATCACTAATAACAAAGCCGGCTTTATGATTTTTCACTCGTGAAACCATAGCAGCTTCACTTTCAATGGATTGTGAGCCGAAAATAAATGATACGCCGCCCTCAGTAGCAAGCGCGATTCCCATGTTATCGTCAGAAACAGCTTGCATAATTGCGGAAACTAGCGGAATATTCATTGTGATAGCTGATTCTTCACCTTTTTTAAATTTTACAATCGGTGTTTTTAAGCTAACGTTTGTTGGGACACAATCAGCAGACGAGTATCCTGGAACAAGTAAAAATTCACTAAATGTGCGGGATGGTTCTTCAAAATAAAATGCCATTATTTCCACTCCTTCTTCTATTTTTAATACACTTATAAAATATCTTTATTATTTCAATAACTGGCATGAAAGTCAATGATTGAAATACTTTTTTGACCATGTTCGTTACGTTTTCATTTACGCAAAAAGTGGAATATACTAAAAGCAGAATAACTTTGACAAAGGAGGTAATCAGATGGATGAAGAAAAGCTTTTAGAACAAGGTTACCGCAAGTATCGTGGGACGGATGTGGATGTTTATTTTAATACAAATGTTTGTGTGCATTCGGGTAATTGTGTGAAAGGTAATGCAGAACTTTTTAATTTGGATAGAAAACCGTGGATTGTGCCTGATAACGTGACAACAGAAGAGGCAAAGCGAGTAATTCATACTTGTCCAAGTGGGGCGCTTCAATATATAGAAAAATAGGAGGATATCTAATGGAATATAAAAACGGTGAAAATAGAATTTATGTAGTTAATGATGAAGGTGTGGAGATAGGCGAGGTGACCTTTGTTCCAACTGGGGAAGATATGTTTATTATTGACCACACTGGTGTAGATGATTCTGCTCGAGGTCAGGGTATAGCCCAAGAATTAGTAAAGCGCGCTGTTGAAAAAGCAAAATCTGAAGGGAAGAAAATTATCCCGCTTTGCCCATTTGCCAAATCGGAGTTTTCTAAGAAGCCTGAATATCAAGAAGTGCAAGCCGCAAAATAAAAGGTGTAGACTAGGTTTTAAACCTAGTCTATTTTTTATAAAAATAATTTTGGCATTTCAGTTTTCTCTTCTTGACATCTCCTTCGTTTCAGTGTATCTTTAATTCACAGTAAACTTATAGGAATAATAGTATTACGTTTTCTTATCAAGAGTGGTGGAGGGAATTGGCCCAGTGAAACCCAGCAGCGGAGCGCAAGTTCTATGCTAATTCCAATCAGAAGTAATATTCTGGCAGATAAGTAGCAGCTTTCAATAAGGCGCTTCGATTCTGACCAAAAAACAGAAGAAGCGTTATTTTTAAGCGCTAAAAGAGGGGAGTTTTTGTTAGATGAAGAAATTTTTATTAGTAGCGGTTATCTCGGTCTTTGCCTTGGTGTTAACTGCTTGCGGAGGTTCAGGTTCTAGTTCGGACAAAGCAAATGGTTCAGGCAAAGCGAAAGACGGCGGCTCTCTTATTATTGGCGTTACAGGGGATCCGGAAGTAATCAATCCGAATTATTCTTCAGACCGTGTAACATTAACAATTCAACAAGCTGTATATGCACCGCTATTTTGGGAAGTTGATGGCAAACCAGCACTTGCAAAAAGCTTAGATATTTCAGATGACAACTTAACTTACACTGTAAAACTAAAAGATGGTCTAACTTGGCACGACGGCAAACCTTTGACTGCAGACGATGTAGTATTTACTGTAAATTCTATTTTAGATACAAAACAAAACAGTCCGAATCGCGGGAACTTTGTTTTTGATGATAAACCTGTAAAAGTAGAAGCAGTAGACGATACAACAGTAAAATTCACGTTGCCAACAGTTGCTCCAGCCTTTGAAAATACAATTAAAACTTTCTTCCCAATTCCAAAACACATTTTTGATGGCGTAGAAAATATCGAGAAAAGTGATAAAAACAAAAAACCAATTGGTTCAGGTCCTTATAAATTTGTTGAATACAAAACAGGAGAATACGTTTCCTTAGAAAGATTCAATGATTATTTTGATGGAAAACCTAAATTAGATAAAGTTACTTTCCGAATCACAAAAGATCAAAATGCGGCTAATTTAGCACTTCAAAATGGAGAAATCAATTTAAAATCCATTCAACCTTCTGATAGAAAAAAAGTTGAAAAAGCGAGCGCGGTAAATATTATCACTTACCCTGAAAATCGTTTAAGCTATGCAACCTTCAACGAAAACCAACCAGCTCTTAAATCAAAAGAACTTCGCCAAGCCCTTTCTTATGCGCTTGATCGTGAAGAAATCATTGATGCAGCGTATGGTTCAGATGAATATGCAAAACCAGCTTCCTCTTTCTTAACAGAAAACACGAAATACTTCACTGATAAAGTAGAAACATACGACCAAGATATTGCAAAAGCGAAGAAATTAGTAAAAGAAAGTGGTTTTGATACAAGTCAAAAATTAACTGTTTACTACCTAAACAATAGTAAATCTCAAGAAAGTATCGCGCTATACTTACAACAACAATACAAAGAAATCGGCGTGACTCTTGACTTAAAACCGACAGATCCAAACGCGCTTAGCAACATCACGCTTGACCGCAAAAACGCAGATTACTCTATCGCCTTAAATGGTTATATCATGGGAAACGATCCTGATGCGTATAAATCTTTATACTTGAGCGATGCACCTTACAACTACTCTAACTATCACAACAAAGATTTAGATGCGCTTTGGGAAAAAGGAGCTGTAACTGCTGACGATAAAGAACGTCAAGAAGTCTATGAAAAAATTCAAAACACCATTGCGGATGACGCTGTAATCTATCCAATTTCTTATGATAATGCAGTGCTCGCTCTTGATAGCCGTTATGGTGGACAAAAAGCTGCAACACCACAACCAGTAACAATGTTCCGTGATCTTTCTAAACTATATTTAACGGAATAATAAATAAAAATCATTCGTAAAAAATCTGGCCTGCCATGCTTGTTTTTGGCAGGTTCAGGTTTTTACTTGTCATTTTTAGTGTTTTAGATAGGAGATAAATTATGCTAAAAACAATCATAAAACGCGTATTACAAATTATTCCGATGCTATTTATTATCTCGATTATTTCGTTTGCACTTATAAAACTAGCACCTGGGGATCCTGTGAATTCTTTTGTTACTCCTGATATGAATCCAGATGATGTAGAGCGGATTAGACAGAGTTTGGGACTTGATCAACCAATCTATGTACAATACTTTATTTGGCTTGGAAATTTGCTCCAAGGTAATCTTGGTTATTCGATTATAAATAGTCAACCTGTTTTACAACAAATTTTGGAGAGAATTCCTGCAACGCTTGGTTTGGTTGGAACTTCGCTTGTGCTAACATTGTTATTATCCATTCCGCTTGGTTTAGTTGCAGCGAATTATGAAAATACTTGGATCGACAAAGTATTAAACGGGATTTCTTATATAGGTATTTCCATTCCGATTTTTTGGTTTGGGATGATTTTAATTGATGTGTTTTCGATTCAGCTAGGTTGGCTTCCAAGTCTTGGAATGCGAACGATTGGGGTCGATTCTTTTTGGGACATGGCGGAACATGCGATTTTACCAGTTATAACCTTGACTTTCCAAGGGTGCGCTGCGTATTATCGCTACGTTCGTTCAAATACTATTAACCAATTAAAAGAAGAATATGTTTTATTCGGCTATGCAAAAGGATTATCCAAAGTACAAATCATGGGGCATCATGTATTGAAAAATTCCTTGTTACCAGTTATTACACTACTTGGAATGTCACTTCCGCAAGTCATTACAGGTGCTTTTATTACCGAAAGTATTTTTTCATGGCCGGGAATGGGTTCGCTAGGAATTAATGCGATTTTCCAATTAGATTATCCGGTTATTATGGCAATTACGCTTTTTTCAGCGCTATTATTAATTATCGGCAACTTGCTAGCCGATTTAGCTTATATGATTGTCGATCCACGGATTAGGGAAATGGGGTGAGGAATTCATGATGCGATTAGATTTTTCAAAAAAAACAATGCAAGATTTCGAGCGGGATGCAGAAGTAGTTCATGCGACGAGAGAGCGGAGTTTTTGGCGTTTTATGCTCGCTGACCGACGTGCTGTTTTTGCGACGAGTGTGCTGATACTTATTACAGTTGCTTGTATTTTTGCGTTCCTTTCCCCTTATGATCCTAATGCACTCTCGGTTCAGGACAAATTAATGCCGCCCAATTTGGCGCACTGGTTTGGAACGGATGACCATGGTCGAGATTACTTGACGCGCGTTTTGTATGGTGGCCGAGTTTCACTACTTGTTGGGGTATTTGCGATGATGATTGCCGTTGTCGTTGGTACACTAGCTGGTACTGTTAGTGGTTATTTTGGTGGTTTTATTGATAATATGGTGATGCGTTTTCTAGATATTTTCATGTCGATTCCTTCATTTTTCTTACTAATGATTTTAAATGCGTACTTAAAACCGGGGATTTCGAACATTATTATCATCATTGGATTGCTTTCATGGATGGAAGTAGCGCGGATAGTCCGAGCAGAAACACTGACGTTAAAAGAACGTGAATTCATTTTGTATTCCAAATCATCTGGTGGTGGATTTTTCCACATAATGTTCAAACACATCATTCCAAATGCGATGCCATCTATCGTCGTTGCAGCTTCATTAAACGTCGCTACAGCCATTTTAACCGAGTCGGCACTAAGTTTCCTTGGACTCGGAGTTCAACAACCTAACGCTTCATGGGGTAGCATGCTGAACAATGCGCAAGGCTACGTCGGTGAAGCAACATACTTGGCACTTTTCCCAGGACTATTAATTTTGATGACCATTCTTTCATTTAATGTCCTTGGCGATGTACTAAGAAAAGGCCTATCTCGCAGATACTAATACAAAACACTTTGACTTTCTCCGTCAAAGTGTTTTTTTGCGCAAAATATTCCATCAGAAGCCAACTTATTCACTTCATCTAGCTCATGAAGCCAATTTTTGTTCATAAAACGCTCACAAAAAGAGGGCGTTCCCGGTGCTATAATTAAAGGATAAGGTTTCATTATTATAGACAGAGATGAGGCGCAGAAATGAGTGAAATTAAAGTTAAAGAAGCAACCTTGAAAAAACATTCGACAAAGTTAGAATCTAAAGTCAAATCAGACGAATATTTACCAATGAAAGGTGGCAATATGGCATACAGTCAAGCCAATTCCATCAACCATTTTCGGACAGCATTGTATGACTTGGTAGACGCGGTGGACAATTTTCAAGGTGTGGTAGGAACGGATGCCAAAAGATTGAAAGAATTAGGCGCATCATATACTCGCAAAGACCAAGAGCTTAAAGGGAGCATGGGATTAGGGGGTAAATAAATGGATGCAAAGAGCCAGCAAGTGGAGTCACAACTGCAATTGCTGAAAAAACAACAATCCGCGGCCGAAGATTTTTTACAAGATTTACAACGACAACAAAATGAACAAGAGTGGTTAGCGGAAGATTTTGCACGTGTCCATCAAGAAGAACGGGAGTCGCTGGAACTTTTACGCGAAGTTTGGCAAGGCGCAGAATCAAGAAGTTTCGGCTATTATTTGGCAGATCTACAGGAAAAAGAAAAACAGAAGTGGCATAAAATAATCCAAGCGAACCAAGAAGAACACCAAAAAAACATCATCGCTTGCCAAAAAAACATCTACCAATTAGAAACTCAACAACAAGACTTACAAAAGGAGTTGTTACAGTGAGCCGAATTGACATCGGAGAAATACAAACCTTTGCGCACCAACTACATACAGCTAATGAAGCCGGAAGAAAAAGCATTAAAGATATCAAAACCGCTGTGAAAAATTATACCGAAGACAGCAGTTTAAAAGGAAAAGCAGTTGATGCATCGAAAAATTACTACCAAATGACCTATTTCCCATTATGTGATGCGATAATCGAAGCAATGAACGAAAGCGAAGAACGATTAGCGAAATATATAGCCGATTTTCACGCCCAAGTGGATGGTTCAGCTGATGCGAGAATTGATGCGGACGGTTTATACGAACTCGGGAAAATGATTGATCTCATCGAAGCGAAAAAAGAAGCACTAGCACAGCGAATGAATACTGGAACAGAGGGGCAAATGCAGAGCTATCGTTCCCAGCTGAGTATTGCCTACAAACAAGAAAATATCTTAGAAAAATACTTGGCTTTTGAACAGAGTCATAGCGGCTTTTTTGATAATTTAACCGATTTAGTCCAAGGAATTCAACAGACTATTCGCGAACTCCAGTCGAACATTCAATTTAACAGTAAAACGGGCACCTATGATATGAGCAAACTGAATTTCACCACGGTAACTCGGATGCAAAACGCCTTAGGAAAAGCGCTAAAAGATAACCAAACAACATTCAATTTTGACGAATATCAAAAAACGTACCGTGGTCAAATGTGGGTGTTAATGAAAAATGGTATAGTAGATGTAGAAGCAACGAACGCGTATAATGCCGCTGTGCTAAACGGGGAATTACCACATGATGGGAATGCCCCAGAACAAGATGCGGAACAATTAAAGGCAGTGCTAGAATCACTGAAAAACAAAAAAGACCCTATTACTGGAGTAGATATAAGTAGCGCACACGTTATATCTATTTTGAGTGGACTAGTATTTACCTATACTGCTGGTATCTATAAAGGAAAGAAAATCAGTATTTCTAATCACGATTTATGGAAAATTAGAAACAAAAACGGCACTCAAAAAGTAATATATAGTGCCAATGGTAAACCTTATCTAAGAGCATTAAGAAGAACTCAATTTGATGAAATTTTAAAAAACGGTTTCCCTGATGGAACAAAGTTCAATCAACATGCTTATAATTCACTTTTCAAATCTGGTAGAAAAGATATTATGCCTGATGATATCATTGAAGCACTAAGTAATAAACCAGTGCCATCAGAACCTGGAAGCGTAAAATATGTAAATGAAAAAACTGGAACGTCTGTATTTGTTAACCCTGAAACAAATACAGTTGTTGGAATATGGCCTCAAAAATTTAAATAGTAAGGAGTATAATTTTGAAAATAAAAAAAATATTACCACAAACAATAAAAAGTGAAATTTCTTTTATAGATGAAATTAAAAATTTTGATATTGTAACTGAAAAAATGAATGACGATTTCTACACCTACAGATTAGGAAGTAACGTTATGATGTGGTTGAATGATGAAGGGGTAATCGGGGAGATAGAGTGCATTTTCCCTGCGCAAACAGATAATTTAATCACCTTATGGGAAGAAAAAAATACTGTAGTACAAAATGGATTTCCGATGATTGATACTGATACTGTTGAGAACAAACCTTTTATTCCAAAAGTAAGAGTTTTTAACCATGGTGATTATTTTATACTATATTTCAGTAATATGTATAAATACGATAAAGAAATTATTTCTGAAAAACTTACTTTTTATATTAATGATACAGAATTAATTGCAATTAAAGCGGAATTAACTTGATGTTGAAAAATTATTATACAGGTTTCGAAGGATATCCAGAAATTGACTTTTATACTTATATAAATGGTGAAAAAACAGGTATAGAAATGTGGGAAGGCTACTTTGATAGTATTATGAATGAACTTAGTCCAGTTGATGGTAGATGGGTTTCTTTAGCATATTATTATCATTTATATGAAGGTTGGCATGATGAAAGCCCATGGGTGATTCCAGATAATAAAAAAGCCTTGGAACAATTTGAAACAATCGATATAAAAATATTGGACAATGTGACACAAG comes from the Listeria welshimeri serovar 6b str. SLCC5334 genome and includes:
- a CDS encoding T7SS effector LXG polymorphic toxin; amino-acid sequence: MSRIDIGEIQTFAHQLHTANEAGRKSIKDIKTAVKNYTEDSSLKGKAVDASKNYYQMTYFPLCDAIIEAMNESEERLAKYIADFHAQVDGSADARIDADGLYELGKMIDLIEAKKEALAQRMNTGTEGQMQSYRSQLSIAYKQENILEKYLAFEQSHSGFFDNLTDLVQGIQQTIRELQSNIQFNSKTGTYDMSKLNFTTVTRMQNALGKALKDNQTTFNFDEYQKTYRGQMWVLMKNGIVDVEATNAYNAAVLNGELPHDGNAPEQDAEQLKAVLESLKNKKDPITGVDISSAHVISILSGLVFTYTAGIYKGKKISISNHDLWKIRNKNGTQKVIYSANGKPYLRALRRTQFDEILKNGFPDGTKFNQHAYNSLFKSGRKDIMPDDIIEALSNKPVPSEPGSVKYVNEKTGTSVFVNPETNTVVGIWPQKFK
- a CDS encoding (4Fe-4S)-binding protein; the encoded protein is MDEEKLLEQGYRKYRGTDVDVYFNTNVCVHSGNCVKGNAELFNLDRKPWIVPDNVTTEEAKRVIHTCPSGALQYIEK
- a CDS encoding DUF3130 domain-containing protein — translated: MSEIKVKEATLKKHSTKLESKVKSDEYLPMKGGNMAYSQANSINHFRTALYDLVDAVDNFQGVVGTDAKRLKELGASYTRKDQELKGSMGLGGK
- a CDS encoding GNAT family N-acetyltransferase; translation: MEYKNGENRIYVVNDEGVEIGEVTFVPTGEDMFIIDHTGVDDSARGQGIAQELVKRAVEKAKSEGKKIIPLCPFAKSEFSKKPEYQEVQAAK
- a CDS encoding ABC transporter substrate-binding protein, which produces MKKFLLVAVISVFALVLTACGGSGSSSDKANGSGKAKDGGSLIIGVTGDPEVINPNYSSDRVTLTIQQAVYAPLFWEVDGKPALAKSLDISDDNLTYTVKLKDGLTWHDGKPLTADDVVFTVNSILDTKQNSPNRGNFVFDDKPVKVEAVDDTTVKFTLPTVAPAFENTIKTFFPIPKHIFDGVENIEKSDKNKKPIGSGPYKFVEYKTGEYVSLERFNDYFDGKPKLDKVTFRITKDQNAANLALQNGEINLKSIQPSDRKKVEKASAVNIITYPENRLSYATFNENQPALKSKELRQALSYALDREEIIDAAYGSDEYAKPASSFLTENTKYFTDKVETYDQDIAKAKKLVKESGFDTSQKLTVYYLNNSKSQESIALYLQQQYKEIGVTLDLKPTDPNALSNITLDRKNADYSIALNGYIMGNDPDAYKSLYLSDAPYNYSNYHNKDLDALWEKGAVTADDKERQEVYEKIQNTIADDAVIYPISYDNAVLALDSRYGGQKAATPQPVTMFRDLSKLYLTE
- a CDS encoding ABC transporter permease; the protein is MLKTIIKRVLQIIPMLFIISIISFALIKLAPGDPVNSFVTPDMNPDDVERIRQSLGLDQPIYVQYFIWLGNLLQGNLGYSIINSQPVLQQILERIPATLGLVGTSLVLTLLLSIPLGLVAANYENTWIDKVLNGISYIGISIPIFWFGMILIDVFSIQLGWLPSLGMRTIGVDSFWDMAEHAILPVITLTFQGCAAYYRYVRSNTINQLKEEYVLFGYAKGLSKVQIMGHHVLKNSLLPVITLLGMSLPQVITGAFITESIFSWPGMGSLGINAIFQLDYPVIMAITLFSALLLIIGNLLADLAYMIVDPRIREMG
- a CDS encoding ABC transporter permease, encoding MRLDFSKKTMQDFERDAEVVHATRERSFWRFMLADRRAVFATSVLILITVACIFAFLSPYDPNALSVQDKLMPPNLAHWFGTDDHGRDYLTRVLYGGRVSLLVGVFAMMIAVVVGTLAGTVSGYFGGFIDNMVMRFLDIFMSIPSFFLLMILNAYLKPGISNIIIIIGLLSWMEVARIVRAETLTLKEREFILYSKSSGGGFFHIMFKHIIPNAMPSIVVAASLNVATAILTESALSFLGLGVQQPNASWGSMLNNAQGYVGEATYLALFPGLLILMTILSFNVLGDVLRKGLSRRY